A single region of the Nicotiana sylvestris chromosome 6, ASM39365v2, whole genome shotgun sequence genome encodes:
- the LOC104211872 gene encoding phytolongin Phyl1.1-like, with amino-acid sequence MGSIQKTVHYCSVSKGGQLLYAYNNGEDLEIENLAALCLERIPPFHKWYFQTMAKKIFGFLIEVDEHVYFAIVDEGLGNVEVLRFLEQLRDEFRKLSKKGSCWTMSNLNSLCLQEKSIPVILPYRNVNGQIEGCALTKVLLLGKPSRQEKKKKKDHVIAMRDNEVEEEQKSTEQVMVDSAVPPILSQKELSLVRTISRSQNFQRRWCRHVRIVLAIDAMVCLVLFVIWLVICEGTKCLH; translated from the coding sequence ATGGGTTCAATCCAAAAAACAGTTCACTATTGCTCAGTATCTAAAGGGGGTCAACTTCTATATGCATATAATAATGGTGAAGATCTTGAGATTGAGAACTTGGCTGCATTGTGCTTAGAAAGAATTCCTCCTTTTCATAAATGGTATTTTCAGACCATGGCTAAAaagatttttgggtttttgattgaaGTTGATGAGCATGTTTATTTTGCTATTGTAGATGAGGGTCTTGGTAATGTTGAAGTTTTGAGGTTTCTTGAACAATTAAGGGATGAATTTAGAAAATTGTCTAAAAAGGGTTCTTGTTGGACTATGTCTAATCTAAACTCACTTTGTTTACAAGAAAAATCAATTCCTGTAATTTTACCATATCGAAATGTCAATGGGCAAATTGAGGGTTGTGCTTTAACAAAAGTGTTGTTATTGGGCAAGCCTAGTagacaagaaaagaagaaaaagaaggatcATGTAATTGCTATGAGAGATAATGAGGTGGAGGAGGAGCAAAAATCTACGGAACAAGTTATGGTTGATTCAGCAGTTCCTCCAATTTTGTCGCAGAAAGAGTTGAGCTTGGTAAGGACCATATCAagatctcaaaactttcaaaggaGGTGGTGCCGCCATGTACGCATTGTCCTTGCAATTGATGCTATGGTATGTCTTGTGTTGTTTGTTATCTGGTTAGTTATTTGTGAAGGTACAAAGTGCCTTCACTAA